The genome window AAgatttttgcttccttttaaaGCACTCATGAACAAATATGTGGTTATATTGGGAatacacagaaaacagaaaaaggggcacaaaacattttgttttggGAATGGCATGTCTTCAACTGCCCCAAACATCCAAACCTGTTGCTCCATTCTTATTTCAGCTTTGTTCCAGTTCCTGCTTTGGACATTACACCTGGGCATGTCTGGTACCTTGTGTCAGGAACTTCACCGTGCTGGGCACGTGCAGAATTCCCTTGCCTGGATAAGGTTAATGAGTGTCTGTGAGGGCTGGGGAAGTGTCCCATGAGGTGTGAGGGGTTTGGGATGGCCACAGAGCCTTGGGGAGAGCAGCACATGGATCATGGAATCCCAGGGACTGCTGCAGTTTGGAGGAGGCCTCCCTGATACTGCCTTACTCACCAGGGGGGAGGCAAAGGTTGGAAAACATGACACTCACAGTCACTCATAAACAATCAAAACTTGCCTGGCCTAGGAAATCAAGTTCCTTCCTTGCATATCttattctcttctttttttttttttttcttaaaaaatccCAATGCTTTGTTTGATCAGAAGAACAAGCTTGTCAACACTAAATTCTCAAATGTCAGAAAATGAAACTCTTAATGTTTATGCATGTCTCATTCTAAGACAGTAGAGCATTCCTCAGATAACCATTTGATTTACTATTCCCGCTGTTCTAAATTAACTCTCTTAATTTAAGATTTCAGTTTATGAAGTGTCAGCCTAAGCTGGAAATTTTGTAGGTGCAACTGGTTACTGTTATTAGCCAAAAAAATTAGTAAGAAGGGCTGAATCCTTTCTCATACAATAACTAAGCTGAGGAAACTTTGCCTAAGGAAAATCTGCTTCCAAGTTTTAGGATGTTTAAGCAATTGACCACCTTACATTTGGTACTTCATACTCCCAATATACTGCTTTTATTAGACTGGATCAGTGTAATTTTTTAATCTACTATTCAATTATgacttttatttaaagaaaccACAGGAATTCAGAAACACATTTCTTCAGCAAACACacatttttgggaaaaaaatgtagacTTTGCCCAGGCCAAATTGATCTAACTGATAAGACCTCATGATTCAGTGACTTATTTTGCTCTCAAACAAATATTTACTAGCAGAGATAACAAACCCCCAGCATTCCAGCCTCACTGCATCCTTTCACCTTCTGCTGACAACACGAAGTGAAAGTGGTCAGCCCCAAAGCTGTGTGCAGTTTGGGGGAAGGGATGTGTGTTTTACCAGTCAGGACTTCAGATTCCCTGGGGTGATTCATTCATTGTACAGGTACAAGGTACAGGTATAGCACAAACCCCTTCCTTCAGGGAGCGTCTTTAAACCCAACTTGCTGTAAATTCTGCAGAGAATTCTGTTGAAGGAGTTGGATTtgctgtattttccaaatctttccATGCCTTTTTCACCTTCTCTATCCTTCCTGTCTGCTCAGGGAAAGCATGTGAGTGGTTCATGGGCAAACTGGCTCTTACAGCCCTTGCTCAGTGGGCATCAGGCTCAGCAAAGGTTTAACCTGTGGCCACATCCCACTCATGCAGAGGGACAAGGGGGCAAGGAAAATATTCCTACTTACTCCTCTAATGGCTACTCTGTTAGCTCTCAATTCTAAGCAACACCAGAGGTTTGCTGTAGGCATGTAAACTCAAACCCAGCTTGTGCCACTGTCcatacagactttttttttctctaaaactCTTTAATAGTTTTTAAAGCACACTTCTTCATAATTTCTCTAAATTTGAATTTATAAGTCAAATAACTGGGAAATGAGGTATGTTTTGAACTCCAAGCACAACAGCTCTTCTCACCATGTCACTGTGAGCTCTCAGTGCACTTTGTTATTGGGAATGTCAGTGAATCCAGCCAGGAGCCCAGGCTCCTTCAATGACCAAGGAGCAGTGGAAAGCTCTTTAGAGGTagcacatcctataggaaatCAATATTTTGGTCTTCACTGAAAACTTTATGCTGTTAAAGGAACACAGTAAGTGTAATTCAGGCAGTGCTTAAGCAAGGCAAAGTTGAGTTTTACTGCATAAATGAGTACTTACATGACGAAGAACAGATATTCCATGCTGGCCTTTTCATGCTATCTTCCTTGCTTCAACTCTGCATAAGAAGTGAATGAAATAAACTCATTAAAAGCCCATCTTTGTGCACAAACAGGACAGCCCCACATATACACCAGAGCAAATGCTCCAATTCATGCCCAAAGCAAGTTTATTCTATCCATTTAGCTCCTTTTAACCTTCTCTGAATTAGAGAATTTACCAGTCCAATTCCCCAACgtggttttttttgtaaaactCAGAGGAAAACATTTCTAACTATAACTTGGAAACTTACCCTGAATCTGTAATCTCAGGACACTCAAACATTTTGTAGTCTTGTTGAGGGTGTTATGTGACTTCACACAGACATCTGATTTTCTTATGACCTGAAAACTGCCATATTCTGGAGTTTTCTGGCTCTGTGTCTAACCCTACCCAGCAattctttcccctttctccaTGCTGCTGTTTAAAGGCTGGTCTCACAGCAGAGTGGATGAAGCAgtgcagctgggagcagagcatgGCCAACACGTTTGTCACCGTCCCTGATGGGTACGGCCTTCCCGAGCCCATCCCGTACTACGGTGAGTAAAGCATGTTTTGTACTCTGGAAATGCAGCAAAATGAACtcctgggggattttttttttttaaattttaatttatctttAATGCACTTGGAAGATTTTACCAAGCTTGTACTGAAAGTGTATGGAAATATATTACTGTGTGCTCATAAAGGCTTTTGAGCACAATGGGATTATTCTGACTGAGCATTCCATATAAACATCCCCAGTGCTGTCTCCCTTTGACCTGCATGGAGAAGACACAGGTTTTATTACAGTATTCCAGACACATTATAAATAGATAATGCCTATTCTATATCTTACGTAACTATAATTGCAATAACTGATTTGATTCTGGAAGACTAAAGGCAGGACCCAAAGCccactaaaaggaaaaaaaatctgttttaaagaaTCTTTCCAATTTGTTTTATAGAGATTTTAATAAGCCCAAAGGTAGAATGAAACATGATGCATGTTGCACAGGCTTTGTTTGGTATAGCTGTGTGTATTTAAGGGAGGCTGGATAAAACTGAAACTCAACAGACAGAAAGACAGGAATAAACTCTCTTTGTAATTCTGTACCTACATTTTACTAAACTAAAATCTCATAACTGTAAAGACACATGTGTGGGAAAATACTGAATAAAACAAGTCTCTGCTTTTTACTCCTCTGAAGTTCAACTTTAAGACCCCTGTCACGGTATTTTTTAGTATTCTCTGATTTCTACACAATTTTTCTCAGACCCTTGTgcaacattttcaaaatgatGTCTGAGATATGTATCAGTAACAAACACTTTATTCATTAAGAAATTCACTTGTGGAAGATATTTGACTGTAGTGTGGACAGCTAATAAAAACAACCTTTAAGTGTAAGACCTGAAGGCAACTGTGCCATCAGTTGGCAAGTGATAGTCATTTATCTACTAACACTAATCCAGTGGCACCCACATGATATTGCCCAAACTGTTACTGAGCCATTTTTGCTACATTTCAGATTTCACTTAAGAACATTACAGGTTTAAATTTAAATAGAATGTGTCAGATTGCCCCTCTGAAGACATGTTCCTCTAATATTTATGCTACTAAATCTATAGAACATTTTTAAACCTTGGAGCAGCTGATGTAGAGATGTTCTCCAGGTTTTCACTCCACTTTGGATTTCCCCCGGAACAGATGTTTTACCGGAGCACATCAACTACCAGCTGCAGGACCCGGATTTCCAGGCTGCCCCGTACTGCCAGTActcagcagtgccagtgccagccctgcagccccagcctggcccagccccGTACGGCTCCTACAGCCTGGACCCCCCGTATGACGGGCCCTGCGTTGGCAGCAGCTGCGAGCTCAGCAAGGGCCCCTTCCTGGCTCCCCACGGGGAGGATGGGGGGTACCAGGGGCTCAAGAGGCCCAGGTTGAACCACTCGGTGAGGCTgaaggggcaggaggagctgtgcgTGGTGTGTGGGGACAAGGCCTCGGGGTACCACTACAATGCACTGACCTGCGAGGGCTGCAAAGGTGAGTGGGGACACGGGGCCTCGGTGCCACCTTCCAAACAGATTCGGCTGGGGTTAGAGCTGGTGTTACTACAGTGGCTTTTCATTTATCTAATGAACCCCCTATCTAACACGCTTACTCCAAATTCACGTTTTTATAACATTCTTTCACAGTCTGTATTTAATATGAGCACGTTAAGCATCTCATTTTTGCCTTGGTGACTCGCTAGAATAGTGTCAGCGTAAGCAGGTGCTGGTTTTCTCATGAACATTTCTTAGAGATTTATTTCAGTGTTATTAATTTCACTTATTATTATAAGTGAATAAAAGCAAGTAGTAATTACTTGCTAATCACATTGTAACTTGTTGGTATGGGAGCTGTCCATGAGGggcagctctgatctctgctccctgtgaccagggacaggacttgagggaagggctggagctgtgtcaggggtgGACATAAGGGAAaattcttcccccagagggtgctgggcactgcccaggctccctaggaaatgggcacagccctgaggctgccagcTCCCTGAACACTGCTCCCAGTGATGCacaggctgggatttgggggtgtctgtgcaggctCAGGGGATGGACTTGGTGATCTtcatgggtcccttccaaatcagTATATTCTACGATTCTGTGTATGGAGAATGTCAATTAATATCAGTCAGAAAGAACCAGACATaactatatttttaaaaagcagatttaAAATCAAGGCAATGTTTCCATTTAAACAAACCCAACCATTCAAACCCAGAGGACACTTTTAAATCCTTGTGAGATAAAGCTCCTTCGATTGCCCCAGCCATGACCTGGTCCTCGTTCCCAGGCTTCTTCCGGCGCAGCATCACCAAGAACGCCGTGTACCGCTGCAAGAGCGGGGGGCACTGCGAGATGGACATGTACATGAGGAGGAAGTGCCAGGAGTGCCGCCTCAAGAagtgcagagctgtgggaaTGCTGGCAGAATGTGAGTGCTCCTTCCTGCTGGATTCTTCACTAGTCACCGCAGATAAAACCTTCTCCAAAGTCAATCCCTTCCCGATGATACTGCTCTAAGCTTCGTTTGGCTGTAGGAAAATTAACTTTGGGGATGTAGCATCTTGGTGTGCAGAAGCCAGCAATGCTTGGGAAGTACCTCCTCACCTTAAGAAAGCTGTTGTTCAAAGACagtacaaggaaaaagaagaagtaCTAGCAAGATAAGCTAAATATCCCAAATCTATTCAGGATAGAGGTGAGCAGATCAGATGAGCTTTAGggtttgagggaaaaaaaataaataaaaatggctTGATGGGCTTTGGTAAAAAATTCTGATGCCTGTGTGTCACAGAGGCACAAGGACAAAGATGCCTGCAGACCCTCAGGCCTTTGGTGGCTACTGAACATCAGCTCACCTGATAAGTAACACACGGCCACATTCTCTAGGAAACATAGTTCATTATAGGTGACAGCTTCTGTGATGCAAGACTGGAGTTATCTCTAATAAACGTGATGACTTCAGACTGCAATTAATAGAAATGCAAGCACTGATGGCCACTTCACACCTCACAGGTTTGCTGACTGAAGTCCAGTGCAAGTCAAAGCGACTCAGGAAGAATTTCAAGCAGAAGAGCAGTTTCCTTTGCAACATAAAGCTGGAAGATGAGGGACTGAATAGTAAGCAAGTATCATCTACAACAAGATCTGGAAAAGTGggatatttttctatttaaaataccTCTTTTTGTCACTTACTCTTACTCCAAGTCGTTGTGACTAgattggtttattttttttagcagATCCCAGAGAAGATGGAACTTACTCCAGGAGAACATCAGCTTCTTGACCACATTGTAGCAGCACACCAAAAATACACAATTCCCCTTGAGGAAGCCAGGAAGTTTGTAGGTATCCAGCACACCCAGCCTGCATTGCTGAGTCACTGTTGTCATGTATCTTGGCTATATCCAATGTGCAAATGCTCTTTTTGCAGCTACAGGAAACTGCAAGTCCTGAGGAAAGTTTCCTCCACCTGTCTGAAACAGCTGTTGTCCATGTCCAGGTGTTGGTGGATTTCACAAAAAGACTCCCAGGTGAGTTCCTTCCTTTGGGGAACATTAGAGGAACCAAATCAAACTGATGGCATGAACCAGAGAAAAAGACAGACTTTAAGAAAAGGCTTTAAACTGATTATTTGTACTTCTAACTTGCCATTTACGTGTCATGAAGACAACCTAGGAGCTTTCAGTTCAAAACTTTGCTATGATTAGATTTCTTCTCCATTTCTGACATGGAGACATTTTCTGGAAACACGTGGACCTCAAAATACAAGCTTGAGGGAATTACTATCTCCCCACATTCTCTGAAATCCAATCTGAGTCTACAATATTTCATAATCACCAAAGGAGAAAACAGATGTTCCTTCAAAGGAAAAGGCAGCACAGAAGGGACTAACCAGATGTTcttattcatatttttctttcataaagaACAAGGGAACATGCAATTAAATTCACTCAGTTGACAAAGTAACATTTGACAGGGAGAGTGATAACTTTTCTTTGTAAAACTCTGACAAAGGTCAATCACCATATCTAAAGCAGGTATTTGTTGTAATTTAGCATCTCCATGGGGCAGAGCTGAAGGAAGGGGTGAGCTGTCTGTTTTCTTGTGTTACATATCCTGCTTTGATCAGGATATTTAAATCACCAAAGTTCCTTTTCTCTTGAATTACAAGTGCAGACAATGAGCTTGTCAAAAGATGAACACaatttctaaaaagaaaataatgtaacaaTTAATGGAATATCCACAGTCACTAAACAATGCAGCAAATTTATCAGGTGTTAGGCCTATATTtatcagatattaggaagaatgTTTTGATAACCCCTTGTTTAGTTCCCAAATTTTTTTACTTGTATCTTCCTGTGAACCTGGGAATCTTTTAACACTGAAAACTGCcgccccccccttttttttttctttttaattgtcTAACCTGCAAACTAGCAAGAAAGATCCCAAGTCTTTGGCACATGCATCATTTAACTGTGGCTCCCCCTTTCTAGtaaagatatttatttttaaaaaatcacctTTTTCACATGATATTGGGGGCTTAAAGGCAGCCCCAGCCTTCCCTGATCCTGAACATGCCCCTTTCTCTGCAGGGTTTGAGAGTTTAGCCAGTGAGGACCAGATTGCTCTGCTGAAAGGGTCCACAGTGGAGGCGATGTTCTTGAGATCAGCCCAAATTTACAACCAAAGAATGAGCGAGTGCCAGCCATCAACCAGTGAAAGTAGGTCTGAAATACTTGACTTGCATCATTGTGGGGTGAGGGGATGATATCAGCTATATTAATTACATATTGAACATTGTGTCAAATTTAACACAAGAGACCCTGAGCAATAAAAACGCAAGCAAAGAACTTGGATGCCAAAAAGGATTTTATACCTTCGTGGGTCTGGGAAAAAGTCACATATTTTCAGCAATGATACAGACAGGTATTTAAGATCACTTTAAGCTTGACTGGGAACTGTCATCTGCCTTGTTCCAGGTCATGTAAGACTTTCTGATCACGGGACATGTTGTCATGTTCAAAACCTTGATAAAAACAGTATTTATTCCATGGAAATGTGTCATAATAAAGAGAGACCAACTTCTACTACTACCACAGGTAATGGAGGTCTCAGAATCTAAACACTGTGAATTTTTTGCTTTACTGGCCCTATTTTTCTTACACTGAGCTACATTGTCCTTATGGCCACTGTTCCAGCTCCTtgcctttcttcttcctctccctttcctttttctctccctctctcttgaGCTGCTCTGGCATTACGTCCTCAGGTATTACATACTGGCATGACATCCTCATGGCAGGAAGAGGTGTCTTCATGCTTGCTTATATCCTTTGAGTAATATATACATTCAAAGCTCCACAGTACAATTGCCATACAacttttgttgttattttagCAATTAACAATGTTTTCACAAAGTTAGTTAGCTATTTCATGCAATGGAACAGCCCCAAGCCTTAAAaagattcacagaatcacagaatcatggaacgattgaggttggaagggatcacAGTGGGTCacctggtgccacctccctgctccagcagggtcatcccagagcacatggcaccaGCTCATCTCCAGATGGGTCTGGAATATCTCCAATtagggagactccacaccctttctgggcaatctgttccctcacaggaaagaagtTTTTCCTCATTGTTACAgacaaatttttatttattacacTCATGTTCAGGGGGAACCTCCCGAGCATCAGTTCCTGCCCGTTCCTCTGGTGCCATTGCtggtccctgctctgcccctcgctgcagacagggacacccaccctgagggcccctctcagctggggctcctctcgaggctgaacagccccagctccctcagcctttcacagaatcatggaaccacttagcttggaaaagacctctaagatcacagAGTCCAACTGTTCACCATTTCCTCGTAAGAGAGATGCCCCAGTCCCCTCATGAGCTCCACAGCCTCggctggacctgctccaggagctccatgtcccttgtcctggggagcccagagccgGACACAGTGATCCAGACGTATCAGGGAGGGTCCCCTCGCACCCTTCGGGCAAAGACGATTTGCAACTGTTTCTGCACTGAAATAACATCCTCATTATTCTGCAaattgctggggttttttttccattttccaggcATAACTGAGGAGTTCATCACCGCCCTGTTCTACTTCTACAGAACTATGGGGGAACTCAAAGTGACCGAGACCGAATACGCTCTGCTCGTGGCAACAACAGTGTTCTTTTCTGGTAAGTTGGGCAGGTGACAACAACTGGCTGTCACTTGCCCCGGGGGAGCTCCCATTTGTCCCCTCAGGGGCGGCGGCGCCGACCGGACCCTGAGGGGCAGCGGCGCCCGGAGCATCCCGCTCACCGCTCTCTCCGTGCCGCCGCTCTCCCGCAGACCGCCCGCTGCTGAGGGACAAGCGCCAtgtggaggagctgcaggagccgCT of Anomalospiza imberbis isolate Cuckoo-Finch-1a 21T00152 chromosome 26, ASM3175350v1, whole genome shotgun sequence contains these proteins:
- the LOC137462820 gene encoding bile acid receptor-like isoform X2, producing MKQCSWEQSMANTFVTVPDGYGLPEPIPYYDVLPEHINYQLQDPDFQAAPYCQYSAVPVPALQPQPGPAPYGSYSLDPPYDGPCVGSSCELSKGPFLAPHGEDGGYQGLKRPRLNHSVRLKGQEELCVVCGDKASGYHYNALTCEGCKGFFRRSITKNAVYRCKSGGHCEMDMYMRRKCQECRLKKCRAVGMLAECLLTEVQCKSKRLRKNFKQKSSFLCNIKLEDEGLNSKQVSSTTRSGKIPEKMELTPGEHQLLDHIVAAHQKYTIPLEEARKFLQETASPEESFLHLSETAVVHVQVLVDFTKRLPGFESLASEDQIALLKGSTVEAMFLRSAQIYNQRMSECQPSTSESHVRLSDHGTCCHVQNLDKNSIYSMEMCHNKERPTSTTTTGITEEFITALFYFYRTMGELKVTETEYALLVATTVFFSDRPLLRDKRHVEELQEPLLGILYKHSKLQHPRDPQRFARLLGRLTELRSLRHAHAGALRARDPRLAAPLRDLWDLH
- the LOC137462820 gene encoding bile acid receptor-like isoform X1 is translated as MKQCSWEQSMANTFVTVPDGYGLPEPIPYYDVLPEHINYQLQDPDFQAAPYCQYSAVPVPALQPQPGPAPYGSYSLDPPYDGPCVGSSCELSKGPFLAPHGEDGGYQGLKRPRLNHSVRLKGQEELCVVCGDKASGYHYNALTCEGCKGFFRRSITKNAVYRCKSGGHCEMDMYMRRKCQECRLKKCRAVGMLAECLLTEVQCKSKRLRKNFKQKSSFLCNIKLEDEGLNSKQVSSTTRSGKQIPEKMELTPGEHQLLDHIVAAHQKYTIPLEEARKFLQETASPEESFLHLSETAVVHVQVLVDFTKRLPGFESLASEDQIALLKGSTVEAMFLRSAQIYNQRMSECQPSTSESHVRLSDHGTCCHVQNLDKNSIYSMEMCHNKERPTSTTTTGITEEFITALFYFYRTMGELKVTETEYALLVATTVFFSDRPLLRDKRHVEELQEPLLGILYKHSKLQHPRDPQRFARLLGRLTELRSLRHAHAGALRARDPRLAAPLRDLWDLH